ATAAGGGCGAAGATGGGTGAAACTCTGCCACCTGCCCTAGCAGAGATTGTAGAAGATTTCAGGCAATGCGAGCGGCAGGAGAAGATTGCCTTGCTGGTGGATTATGCCAGCCAGCTCCTGCCGCCTCCCCCAGAAGCCCTGGCCGATGGCGATGCCCCGGAGAGCGTCCCAGAATGCATGACACCCGTTTCGCTGCGCGTTCTGGAACAGAATGGCAGGCTGCGCTTTTACTTCGATATTCCCCAGGATGCCCCATTGATTCGAGGGTACGCCGCCATCATGCAACAGGGCTTATGGGAGGTCACGCCGGAAGAAATTTTGCGCATTCCGGCTGACTTTTACCACGTGATGGGGCTGCAGGAATTGCTCACCCCACAACGCTTGAACGGCCTGACGGCAATTCTGGCGCATGTCAAACGGGTCGCCACACGGCTGCTGGCAAACCGCCTGGCAGGGGAAAACTAAATCAGGCAATCGCCAACAAGCCTGTTGAGCTATTCCAAGCCTTTGCCCAGGCACCGGCCGCTTGCTATCACACGCTAATCCCAGCCTTTTTACTCTACTCGCTTCTGGATGGGGAGCAGTGTCCTGAGCTGGCAATAATCTATAGGGAAACAATAATCCATGTATTCCTCTCTTCCAAGATGGTTATTCTTTAACTCACCTTACGCAGTCAACTGAACAGAATTGAGTTCCCGCAGAGTAGCATAAGCTGATTGAATGGCGCGCAGATACAATTTTGATTTGAGAGCAAAGTGGTTGAGCATGGCGGTTTATCCACATACTTACGGGCTGCGCAGAACCAGCGGCAGGTAAATTCTCAGCTCAGGCGGTGCCGCCGAATCTTGCAGGACGAAAATGCCGTTGTATAGGGTCCCGGCGTACACAATATTCGGCGATTGCGGGTTGATTGCTAACCGTACAACATGTCGTTTGTTGCGCCTTAACACCAGACCATCGTTTAATTCGCTCCAACTTGCCCCGCCATTGCTACTGCGATAAACACCTTTATTCGTGGCTGCGAAAAGCGTGGACGGCACCTGTGGATTTATGGCAAGGTCGAATACCGAGATCCCAAACACCGGGTCATTCGGAAAACCCGTGTTGACCGGGCTCCAGCTTATTCCGCCGTTGGTGCTTTTTTGAATGCCTGCTTCTGTTGTGGCAACGTAAAGGGTTCCCGAGGTCTGCGGGTCAACAACCAGCGCAGTGATGGACGAGCCCGGAAGCTCCAAGCCATTATTCATTATGTTCCAACTGGCAGCTGCATCCGTGCTTTTATACACCCATTTACCAACCACAGCGTATACTGTATCCGGTGCTTGCGGATCAATCGCCAGAGCCCTGACAGGTATAAAAGACCTAAGAAAAATCCCCGTGCTCGTCTCAACCCAGTTCGCACCGCCGTCGGTTGTCTTGAAGACTTTGCCGATCTTGGTTGTGCCTACTTGTGTTCCAGCATAGACAATATCGGCGTTTTGCGGATGGACGGCAAGACTATAGACATCTGGGCCGGCTGGGAAACCGCTGTTAACCTGGCTCCACGTAGTTCCAGCGTCAGTGCTCTTATATACCCCAAGCCCGTTTCCCAAATACACGGTTGTCGGCAGCGAGGGAGCAACCTCCAGCGCCTCTACAGGAAAATCAAGATTGAGCCCCGCAGTAACCGGTCTCCAGTTCAAGCCTCCGTCGGTGCTCTTAAAGACTCCGATTTTACGTCCGGCAGCGTATAGCGTGGATGGCGTCTGCGGGTCAATCGCCAGTTCTTCGACGTAAAACGTGTTAATCCCCTCATTGCGAACATCCCAATTGGCGCCAGCATCCATGCTCCTGTACACACCCGCGTGAGTTCCGGCATAAAGCATCGTCGAAGCCTGTGGGTTAATTGCAAGAGAGCGGACAATCGTATTCGGCAGGCTGTCGGTATTGACCGTGTTCCAGGTAGCGCCACTATCGGTACTTTTGAGGATACTGCCGGGGTGGCCTCCGGCATATATGGTTTCAGGATTTTCAGGGTCAAGCACCAGCGCATAAAGAGAATTCACTTGACCCGCAACCGAGGGCGTATAAACGGTGGTCCAATTGTTGCCAGCGTTTGTACTCTTGAAAATTTTGCCCTCTTCGCTGGCGGCATATAAAACATCCGGCGCTTGCGGATCTACCACAATAGCATTAATAATACTTCGAAAAATACTTCGAAAGGGAAGACCGGTGTTGACAGCGCTCCAGCTCGTTCCGCCGTTGGTGGTCTTATAGACACCGTCAGCGGTTCCGGCATAGAGCGTGTTGGGGTTTTGGGGGTTAATTGCCAATGCATGGACAACACGAGGCAGGCCGGTGCTGAAGTCGCTCCAGGTGACTCCACCATCGGTGCTCTTGTAGACGCCACCGGCACCTCCACTGATATCTGTGTATCTCCTTAGGCCAGCGTAAATCGTGGATGGCGTCTGCGGGTCAATCACAATGGCATTGACCGAAGTGAATGGCAAACTCGCTGAACTCCATGTTGCACCTGCATTCGTGCTTTTATGCACTGTTCAAGTATTGCCTACATAAATTGTTGTCGAAGCCTGTGGGTCTATCGCCAAGGCGGTTAGGCTAACCTGGTATTGAAAGAAAACGATGTCGTCCCACGTAGCGCCGCCATCCGTGCTCTTGAAGAGTACACCGTCATCTGAGGAGGCATACAGGATCGAAGGATCATTCGGATCAATAGCCACAGCATAGATGATACCGCTATCCGGGCCGGTATATTGCCAGGCCTGACTGGAAACCGAGCTAGAGAGAAGATCGAACCAGTGATGGGTGGCAAAAACAAGGGTTGTACTCTGCCCCATAAATAAAAGCGAAAGTAGAAGCAGGGCAGAAAAGAAACGCAAGCTGTTTTTTTTCATGGTTAAGCTCCTCTTTCAATTAACGACCGTAACTTGTTTGACAATGTGATCTTGAACTGATTGAACCTTTTTGCGAAAAAGTGATCATGCATCCTCATTGGGTTGCAAACAAGAAGAAAGGAGACCCAATATAAGCCCTATCCCGATAAGGTTTACCGAAGAACAGTTCAACGAACATATCCATCCTTACCTGAGCAAAGCCAAGCGTGGCTATGTGTGCAGCATTCCGCTCCACAAGGTTTTCAACTAGATCTTGTATCGTCTACACACGGGCTGCCAATGGGAACGCCTCCCGATTGACGCAGACCCGCAGAACCCGCCAAAAAAAGAAATCAGTTGTCAGGCGGTGTATTACTACTTCCGCAAGTGAGGTCAGGATGGCAGTCTACAATGAGTTTGGCGAGGGAGTATTCCTGCTACTAGGCCTCTGCTGGACTTGTCCAAGCTCAACCTGGACGGTCCGCATGTTATTAACAAGAGAGGTGGCGAATCGATCGCCTATCAAAAGCGTAAAAAATCCAAAACAACCAACCTCTTGCCCATCACCG
The genomic region above belongs to Anaerolineae bacterium and contains:
- a CDS encoding Sulfur acceptor protein SufE for iron-sulfur cluster assembly, with product MGETLPPALAEIVEDFRQCERQEKIALLVDYASQLLPPPPEALADGDAPESVPECMTPVSLRVLEQNGRLRFYFDIPQDAPLIRGYAAIMQQGLWEVTPEEILRIPADFYHVMGLQELLTPQRLNGLTAILAHVKRVATRLLANRLAGEN
- a CDS encoding Glycosyl hydrolase, BNR repeat precursor, yielding MPFTSVNAIVIDPQTPSTIYAGLRRYTDISGGAGGVYKSTDGGVTWSDFSTGLPRVVHALAINPQNPNTLYAGTADGVYKTTNGGTSWSAVNTGLPFRSIFRSIINAIVVDPQAPDVLYAASEEGKIFKSTNAGNNWTTVYTPSVAGQVNSLYALVLDPENPETIYAGGHPGSILKSTDSGATWNTVNTDSLPNTIVRSLAINPQASTMLYAGTHAGVYRSMDAGANWDVRNEGINTFYVEELAIDPQTPSTLYAAGRKIGVFKSTDGGLNWRPVTAGLNLDFPVEALEVAPSLPTTVYLGNGLGVYKSTDAGTTWSQVNSGFPAGPDVYSLAVHPQNADIVYAGTQVGTTKIGKVFKTTDGGANWVETSTGIFLRSFIPVRALAIDPQAPDTVYAVVGKWVYKSTDAAASWNIMNNGLELPGSSITALVVDPQTSGTLYVATTEAGIQKSTNGGISWSPVNTGFPNDPVFGISVFDLAINPQVPSTLFAATNKGVYRSSNGGASWSELNDGLVLRRNKRHVVRLAINPQSPNIVYAGTLYNGIFVLQDSAAPPELRIYLPLVLRSP